CGTTGCCGCGGTAGGCAATATCGCGGAGCAGTTCGGCATCAACGTCACTGGGTGTGCCGAGTCCGACGACACTGACAGTGATGTTGGCTTTTCGGCATTCCTCAAGCAGCTCGCGGTATCGTCCGGGTTCTTCCGAGTCGGCAGCGTCTGCAAAGAGAATGATGTGCCGGGTGCCGGCTTGGGCATTCAGGAGCATCTTAGCTGCGGTTGAAAGTGCTTCGTAGACGAAGATCCCGCCGCCTCGGGAGTCGATTCTCAGAATGTCGTTCCGGACGTGCGATTTATTGGCAACCGGCGCGAGGTCTGCAATGATGTGGGGTGAGCTATCGACTGCAACCACACCAAATTCATCCATCGGCGAGAGCATATCAAATACCTCTGCCGTGGCGAGGTTCGCAAGTTGCATTTTTGTTCTCCCGCCGCCCACAGACATTGACATGCTGCCAGACCTGTCCATTGCAACTACGATAGCGAGCGACAGCTTCCGGTGTTCTCGCCGCAACTCCATTGAGACCGGCATAATCGGTTCAAGCGGTGAACGGAAATAGCCGCCTGGTCCGTAAGCGTGTTTTCCGCCTGTCATCATGAACCCTGCCCCGGTCTCTCTCACCCAAGAGGCGAGGTTCTCCATACCTTGGCGTCCAACTTCATCTGCCAGCACATTCTCAATTAACACAGCAGAATATCCCGACAACTCATCAAGCGACCAACGGTGTGCCGATGGGGGAGCGGTTTCTACATCCAATCCTCCTGCCTGTAGCAGACGGGCTAGCCCGGAATCGGAAGCATTAGTGACGTGCAGAATCGGACGAAATCCCTCAATACCTACCAGAATCTTTGCTGTGTTATTCTCTGGCACCGGATCGGTTTCAGTCCCCACTATCCGCACGGTATATCGATGTGTTCCCGGTTGTATCGCCTTGTCTCGAAAGATGAGCCGACTCAACCCGGCTGACAATTTTCGTGTGCCAGCGGCCAAGCGCTGATTCCCGCGGAGTAGTTCGTATGAGATCTCGGCTGGCACCGGCGCGTGTATCCACGCCGCAAGCATGAAGGATTCGCCGGGGTTGACGGTCTCCGGTGCATCTATATGGGAAATGGCGACATCATTGGTAGAAGCCCGCTGCATGAGGCGGTAATCGAGGGAGAGCCCCCGCGCTGCAGCTTGAGCCGCTATCCCCGATGGGTCTTTTCCCGTCCACCTTCCATCAGAGAGCAGTAGCACTCTACCGGGCGCGTCTTGTGGGATGAGTGCCATCGCTTTCTCAATGGCACCATTTAGGTCGGAAGCGTCCCCGTAAACTTCGTTAACGAATCCCGTGAATTTGCCACGTTGGGGGGACTGTTCGACGGCAGTACCTCTACCAAAGGAAACGACAGCAAGGTTAGAATCGCTCCTCATGGCACCTTGGATTAAATCAATCGTCTCTTTCTGCTTTGCCACGCTGTCGGGAGGCATCGACTGGCTTCTGTCCGCCACGACGACAATCGTCCCCGCCCGACTCGGCAATTTCACAGCTAGCCCGCACATCGCTAATAGGATGAAGAACAGTATCGCTATACGCAGTCCACCTAAGAGACGGGACGGCAGTTTCCACACACGCAGGGATATAATCAGGGGAATGAGCAGGAGCAGCCAGATTGGGTGGAGGAGTGTCATGGTTGATATTATTTCAAGTTAAGAAGAGGCGTAATTGTCTGAATCACAGATTGCCATAGATTAAAGAAGGACACAGATCTAAAATTCCGCGCAATCTATGTTATCAAATACGCGATACTGTTGTACAACGTTTCGTGTTATCGTCAAGTCCCATCTTCCCTTGTCATGAGTGTTCCAACTCTCTGTAAGGTGGTATCCACTGTTTCCGCGGACAAAGGGCATATCAACGCTGCATTTCTCGCTCGCCAATCCATGCTTTTGACCTGATCTGTCAGAATAACGCCTGTCACATCTAGTCCCGCAGGAATAGCAACCTCAAAGGGATATCCTTTCACTTGGTTGGTAATTGGACAGAGGATCACCAAACTGGTCTTGTCGTTATAACCACCCGGTGAGAGCACAACAGCGGGTCGCCGTCCGGCTTGCTCATGTCCCGCTTGCGGATTGAAGTTAATCCATATCGCATCACCGCGCTGTGGGACATACTCAGCTGAGCTCATCATGCTTCACCACCCACCGCAGGTCCAGTGTCCACTTCACCGTGTAAGTTGTGTTCAGTCACTTGAGCTAAAAGGTCATCTAACTTCAAACCGGGCGATTTCACAGGTACAATGACCAACTCCGCACCGCGGAGCGATAATTTGACTAGTGAATTAGGTTTTAATCCGATCTGGTTAGCAAACGGTTTAGGAATACGCAGGGCTAAACTATTGCCCCATTTCCGCACACGAGTTTCCATATTTTTCCTCCTATCAAATTGTAGATACAATGAGTATACCACCAATCAATCTCATTTTCAAGGACGGTGACATCCATGTGTAGTGTTATGTTTCGCTGCACCCCGGCTTGGCTCGGATGGGTCAATCTTTCACAATCGCCGCGTAGACTAGCGGCTTAACTGTATGGCTTAACGCAGAAAAAGGAATGTGCTGCGCTAAGGTGATTGATACCAATTCATCCCGCGGCGAGATCCAAAATTCGGTACTAGTGCCGCCGATCCAACCGTACTCACCGATTTGGGAAGCAGGCACCCAGTCGGTCTGTTGGACGCGAACTGAGACACCCAGCCCAAAACCAAGTCCGCCATAACGATCTTCAGGTTTTTTGTCGAGCGGTATCAAGTTTTCGGGTAAATGGTTGCAGGTCATCAGCTCGATGGATTCCGCTTTCATCAACCGTTTCCCGGACAATGCGCCCTTGCCTGAGAGCATCAGGCAGAACCGAGCGAAATCCGATGCCGTGGAAACCAAGCCACCGCCGGCGGACAGGAATCTTGGTTTCTCTATAAAACTGGCCTTGGATATGTGTCCGGTGCCGCCCTCTGGTGCGTCAATGGTCTGTAAGCCTCCCGACGGTTTTGAACCGTACATACCCGCTAGTCGATCAATCTTCTCCACTGGTACATAGAATCCGGTATCAACCATGCCCAACGGCTGAAAAATGCGCTCGGCTAGAAACTGGTCAAAGGGTTGAGCGGAAGCAACTTCGATGAGTCGTCCTAAGACATCGGCAGCGATGCTGTAGTGCCATTTTGTTCCCGGTTGATACAATAGCGGGATTCTGCCTAACCGCTCGACAAGCTCCCGTAGGTTGCACTCGTGCAAACGGTGTAAGCCTGCCTCACGATAGAGCTTATCGACTGCGGTATTGCCGCCCATGTATCGGGCAGCACCGGGCAATCCGGCGGTGTGCTGCATCAGATCCTGAACGGTCATTGCCCGGTCAACCTTGACCGGCGTGAACAGGTCGCCCTCAGGGTCCTGTGCTACCTTCAGTCCGCTTAATTCGGGTAGATATACTGATGCCGGTGCGTCGAGCGTTAGCCTACCTTCCTCACAGAGCATCATCACACCCACGGCAGCGATCGGCTTGGTCATCGAGTAGATGCGGAAAATTGTGTCCTTTTGCATCGGCTTGTCTGCTTTGATGTCCATCATGCCGTATGCTTCAAAGTGCGCAACCTTCCCACGCCGAGCAACAAGCGTGACCGCGCCGGCGAGCCGCTGATTGTCAATGAACCCTTGCGTTGTTGAGGAGATACGCCCAAGCCACTGCGCCGAAAGCCCTACCTCGTGCGGGGTGGCGGTCAAGTAAAGAAGGTTATCATTACAATCACTATATGTTTGTGATTTAGAGGTCAAATGCTCGGTCACACATTCCTCCAAATTTGGACTGCTGTGATGCATCCGAAAGGTTAATTTCATTATAGGAACTACGTGAGGAGTTCTTTTAACTTCGCGGTACGGTAGGCAAAAATTTTCTCTATGTCTGGGGCGACAAAAAACTTCTGCACAAGCGAACCGCCAAGTACCGCATAATCTACCTCATCTCTTACTAGTGTACCATCGGGAACGGGAACAAAGGTGTGTTTATGGATCCAGCGGCGGTAGGGTCCACGACGCTGTTCATCAACAAAGGCGTGAGGTGGCTCCCAAGTTGTTATCTCGCTTTGCCAGCGAATCGGAATACCACGCAATTTCAAACGATAGTCGATCAACGTCCCAACCTTCATCTCAATGGGAGCGGGTGTAAGCATCTGGAAATAGAGCCAAGGGGGTGTTATCTCCGCTAGATTGTATGCGTTTGAAAAGAAGCTGAATAACTCGTCTTGTGACTTCTCGATTTTCTGTTCGGTTCTTAAGTGGAAAACTTTCATTTTTTTAGCTCCGTAGGTTGGTCTTGCTAGCCCAAATGCCTTAATGATAGTGAACAAATGGGTTTCACGTTTCACGTTTTACGAAAAACAGGTGTAGTGTTAAAATACCGATGGCGAGCAGTAGGAAGAACCATGCAAAACTCTGATAGCCCCACCACCGCAGCGTCGCGTCACCCCAATCACCCCAACGTCCCGTAGCCTTATTAGTAAGGTCTGATTCGGCTTGATAGAGTGCATTTGAGGAAAACGCGTATTTGTCAAGTCCTGCACGTACCTCATAGATACCGATTGCGCCGGCTTTAAGATTTATCGTTCTATCAAGTACAGGCTGCACAAGCGTCCCACCATCGGGTGAAACTACTTCCACAGATGTTGTGCCCAACTTGGTTGTCAGCACGGCAACCTCGCCTAACCGAAGGTTAGTTCGTTCTAACCCGGGTGTCTGCGATGCCCGCCACTGAAGGAGATTCCACATCAGTATGGGCCAATTCGGCGAATTCTGGAGTGTTGACAGGTCAGGGCGTAGGCGCAATCGGATTTCATGGGCTCCTGTGAATCGCTCGGTGTCGGTCAACAAGGGCACATTTCCGGCGGTGATAATCGGTGTGCCCATAAACTGCTCCTTCGTACCAGCGCCCCATACAACGCCGTCGAGCGAAAGCCCTTCGGCCAAAGGGTG
The window above is part of the Candidatus Poribacteria bacterium genome. Proteins encoded here:
- a CDS encoding VWA domain-containing protein, giving the protein MTLLHPIWLLLLIPLIISLRVWKLPSRLLGGLRIAILFFILLAMCGLAVKLPSRAGTIVVVADRSQSMPPDSVAKQKETIDLIQGAMRSDSNLAVVSFGRGTAVEQSPQRGKFTGFVNEVYGDASDLNGAIEKAMALIPQDAPGRVLLLSDGRWTGKDPSGIAAQAAARGLSLDYRLMQRASTNDVAISHIDAPETVNPGESFMLAAWIHAPVPAEISYELLRGNQRLAAGTRKLSAGLSRLIFRDKAIQPGTHRYTVRIVGTETDPVPENNTAKILVGIEGFRPILHVTNASDSGLARLLQAGGLDVETAPPSAHRWSLDELSGYSAVLIENVLADEVGRQGMENLASWVRETGAGFMMTGGKHAYGPGGYFRSPLEPIMPVSMELRREHRKLSLAIVVAMDRSGSMSMSVGGGRTKMQLANLATAEVFDMLSPMDEFGVVAVDSSPHIIADLAPVANKSHVRNDILRIDSRGGGIFVYEALSTAAKMLLNAQAGTRHIILFADAADSEEPGRYRELLEECRKANITVSVVGLGTPSDVDAELLRDIAYRGNGRCFFTKNAQELPRLFAQDTFVVARSTFIDEPTAVRATGGMVSLTGRQYEIPSPIGGYNLCYLRPDANLATVTVDEYEAPIVAAWQAGIGRVLCYTGEADGAHTGPIADWVEVGNFLTSLVRWTAGDAANLPGEMLLTQRIRDGINVVQLHLDPEREGEVFRELPTVKVLRGVVGETPSVDETKLSWASADTLAVDIPIHGSETVLTTVEIPGGGNISLPPVCLPYSPEFKPAQAESGLATLERLAKATGGKQRINLGEIWDDQPRQPRLISLQPWLLIAALLLLLFEILERRTGLLSMRHGQQLVESVSQRIPRKERAVAQVAVPPSEEEMKPSTPEEPDKPEVPSDRDGMLSALSQARRRASGRTGRER
- the mazF gene encoding endoribonuclease MazF; the encoded protein is MSSAEYVPQRGDAIWINFNPQAGHEQAGRRPAVVLSPGGYNDKTSLVILCPITNQVKGYPFEVAIPAGLDVTGVILTDQVKSMDWRARNAALICPLSAETVDTTLQRVGTLMTREDGT
- a CDS encoding AbrB/MazE/SpoVT family DNA-binding domain-containing protein, with the protein product METRVRKWGNSLALRIPKPFANQIGLKPNSLVKLSLRGAELVIVPVKSPGLKLDDLLAQVTEHNLHGEVDTGPAVGGEA
- a CDS encoding beta-lactamase family protein, which translates into the protein MKLTFRMHHSSPNLEECVTEHLTSKSQTYSDCNDNLLYLTATPHEVGLSAQWLGRISSTTQGFIDNQRLAGAVTLVARRGKVAHFEAYGMMDIKADKPMQKDTIFRIYSMTKPIAAVGVMMLCEEGRLTLDAPASVYLPELSGLKVAQDPEGDLFTPVKVDRAMTVQDLMQHTAGLPGAARYMGGNTAVDKLYREAGLHRLHECNLRELVERLGRIPLLYQPGTKWHYSIAADVLGRLIEVASAQPFDQFLAERIFQPLGMVDTGFYVPVEKIDRLAGMYGSKPSGGLQTIDAPEGGTGHISKASFIEKPRFLSAGGGLVSTASDFARFCLMLSGKGALSGKRLMKAESIELMTCNHLPENLIPLDKKPEDRYGGLGFGLGVSVRVQQTDWVPASQIGEYGWIGGTSTEFWISPRDELVSITLAQHIPFSALSHTVKPLVYAAIVKD
- a CDS encoding SRPBCC family protein — encoded protein: MKVFHLRTEQKIEKSQDELFSFFSNAYNLAEITPPWLYFQMLTPAPIEMKVGTLIDYRLKLRGIPIRWQSEITTWEPPHAFVDEQRRGPYRRWIHKHTFVPVPDGTLVRDEVDYAVLGGSLVQKFFVAPDIEKIFAYRTAKLKELLT